A portion of the Panthera tigris isolate Pti1 chromosome E1, P.tigris_Pti1_mat1.1, whole genome shotgun sequence genome contains these proteins:
- the NAT9 gene encoding N-acetyltransferase 9 isoform X2 yields the protein MRLNENILLLGKKVVLVPYTSEHVPRYHEWMKSEELQRLTASEPLTLEQEYSMQQSWREDADKCTFIVMDAEKWQAQPRTTEESCMAGDVNLFLTDPGEPSLGEIEVMIAEPSCRGKGFGTEAVLMMMSYGVTKLGLTKFEAKIGQGNEPSIRMFRKLHFEQVAVSSVFQEVTLRLTVTEHERQWLLEQTSHVEEKRYRDGLSESR from the exons ATGAGATTAAATGAGAACATCTTGCTGCTGGGAAAGAAGGTGGTGCTGGTACCCTACACCTCAGAGCACGTGCCTAG GTACCACGAGTGGATGAAATCAGAGGAGCTGCAGCGTTTGACAGCCTCTGAGCCCCTGACCCTGGAGCAAGAGTATTCGATGCAGCAGAGCTGGCGGGAAGATGCAGACA AGTGCACATTCATTGTGATGGATGCAGAGAAGTGGCAGGCCCAGCCACGCACCACTGAAGAGAGCTGTATGGCAGGAGATGTGAACCTCTTCCTCACAGATCCAGGGGAGCCCTCCTTGGGTGAGATTGAGGTCATGATTGCAG AGCCCAGCTGCAGGGGCAAAGGCTTTGGCACCGAGGCTGTTCTCATGATGATGTCTTATG GAGTGACCAAGCTAGGTCTGACCAAGTTTGAGGCTAAAATTGGGCAAGGAAATGAACCAAGTATCCGGATGTTCCGGAAGCTTCACTTTGAGCAG GTGGCTGTGAGTAGCGTCTTTCAAGAGGTGACGCTCAGACTGACAGTGACCGAACATGAGCGGCAGTGGCTTCTGGAGCAGACCAGCCATGTGGAAGAGAAGCGCTATAGAGATGGGCTGTCAGAGTCCCGTTGA
- the NAT9 gene encoding N-acetyltransferase 9 isoform X1 — protein MKSEELQRLTASEPLTLEQEYSMQQSWREDADKCTFIVMDAEKWQAQPRTTEESCMAGDVNLFLTDPGEPSLGEIEVMIAEPSCRGKGFGTEAVLMMMSYGVTKLGLTKFEAKIGQGNEPSIRMFRKLHFEQVAVSSVFQEVTLRLTVTEHERQWLLEQTSHVEEKRYRDGLSESR, from the exons ATGAAATCAGAGGAGCTGCAGCGTTTGACAGCCTCTGAGCCCCTGACCCTGGAGCAAGAGTATTCGATGCAGCAGAGCTGGCGGGAAGATGCAGACA AGTGCACATTCATTGTGATGGATGCAGAGAAGTGGCAGGCCCAGCCACGCACCACTGAAGAGAGCTGTATGGCAGGAGATGTGAACCTCTTCCTCACAGATCCAGGGGAGCCCTCCTTGGGTGAGATTGAGGTCATGATTGCAG AGCCCAGCTGCAGGGGCAAAGGCTTTGGCACCGAGGCTGTTCTCATGATGATGTCTTATG GAGTGACCAAGCTAGGTCTGACCAAGTTTGAGGCTAAAATTGGGCAAGGAAATGAACCAAGTATCCGGATGTTCCGGAAGCTTCACTTTGAGCAG GTGGCTGTGAGTAGCGTCTTTCAAGAGGTGACGCTCAGACTGACAGTGACCGAACATGAGCGGCAGTGGCTTCTGGAGCAGACCAGCCATGTGGAAGAGAAGCGCTATAGAGATGGGCTGTCAGAGTCCCGTTGA